In one Arachis duranensis cultivar V14167 chromosome 9, aradu.V14167.gnm2.J7QH, whole genome shotgun sequence genomic region, the following are encoded:
- the LOC107466361 gene encoding homeobox-leucine zipper protein REVOLUTA isoform X1 has translation MADDEPVDQKRYLEDSCKPKCVKPLLEYQRVAMAISPSGINPAVGSKLSPGSPESLTLANWICCSYSYYLGAELLRFDSLIGESVLKHLWHHQDAILCCSLKSVPVFIFANQAGLDMLETTLVALQDITWVFRGSALY, from the exons AT GGCTGACGATGAACCCGTTGATCAAAAGAGATACCTCGAAGACTCTTGCAAACCAAAGTGTGTCAAACCATTACTTGAATATCAG AGGGTTGCCATGGCGATTTCTCCATCTGGTATAAACCCGGCAGTTGGCTCAAAACTCTCTCCTGGTTCTCCAGAGTCTCTTACACTAGCCAACTGGATCTGCTGCAGTTATAG TTATTATTTGGGGGCAGAGTTGCTGAGATTTGATTCTCTCATTGGTGAGTCAGTGCTTAAACATTTGTGGCATCATCAGGATGCCATTTTGTGCTGTTCTTTGAAG TCGGTGCCGGTGTTTATCTTTGCAAACCAGGCTGGCCTTGACATGTTGGAAACAACTTTGGTGGCTTTACAAGACATCACATGGGTATTTAGAGGAAG TGCCTTGTATTAA
- the LOC107466361 gene encoding homeobox-leucine zipper protein REVOLUTA isoform X2, translating into MADDEPVDQKRYLEDSCKPKCVKPLLEYQRVAMAISPSGINPAVGSKLSPGSPESLTLANWICCSYSYYLGAELLRFDSLIGESVLKHLWHHQDAILCCSLKVWQMFCS; encoded by the exons AT GGCTGACGATGAACCCGTTGATCAAAAGAGATACCTCGAAGACTCTTGCAAACCAAAGTGTGTCAAACCATTACTTGAATATCAG AGGGTTGCCATGGCGATTTCTCCATCTGGTATAAACCCGGCAGTTGGCTCAAAACTCTCTCCTGGTTCTCCAGAGTCTCTTACACTAGCCAACTGGATCTGCTGCAGTTATAG TTATTATTTGGGGGCAGAGTTGCTGAGATTTGATTCTCTCATTGGTGAGTCAGTGCTTAAACATTTGTGGCATCATCAGGATGCCATTTTGTGCTGTTCTTTGAAGGTATGGCAGATGTTTTGTTCATAG